aggcttacacctagttcctatataattttggtggttgaattacccaacacaaatctttggactaactagtttgtccaagtgtatagattatacaggtgtaaaaggttcacactcagccaataaaaagaccaagttttggattcaacaaaagagcaaagtgggaacagaaggccctctggtctgggagcaccggactgtccggtgtactccggacagtgtccggtgcaccagaggactccagctcaaactcatcaccttcgggaatttccagaggcgactccgctataattcaccggactgtccggtgtacaccggacagtgtccggtgcgccaagggtggtcggcctcaggaactcgccagcttcgggaaaagccaacggctcgtccactataattcaccggactgtccggtgtgcaccggactgtccggtgcaactccggagcaacggctagtcggcgccaacggctacctgcggcgcattaaatgcgcgcgcagcgcgcgcagaagtcaggcgcgcccatacttgcacaccggacaaggaacagtacctgtccggtgtgcaccggacacccaggcgggcccacaagtcaggagctccaacggtcagaatccaacggcagtgatgacgtggcagggggcaccggactgtccggtgtgcaccggactgtccggtgcgccatcgaacagacaggattcccaacggccacttttggtggttggggctataaataccccaaccaccccaccattcattgcatccaagttttccacttcccaactattacaagagctctagcattcaattctagacacaccaaagaaatcaaatcctctccaatctccacacaacgccatagtgactagagagagtgatttgcttgtgttctttcgagctcttgcgcttggactgctttcttctttcttgatccattctttgcaatcaaactcacttgtaattgaggcaagagacaccaatcttgtggtggtccttgtgggaactttgtgttccaagtgattgagaaaagaaagctcactcgatccgtggatcgtttgagagagggaagggttgaaagagacccggcctttgtggcctcctcaacggggagtaggtttgcaagaaccgaacctcggtaaaacaaatctccgtgtctcacttgcttattcgcttgggatttgttttgcgctctctctcgcggactcgtttctttattactaacactaaccccggtttgtagttgtgtttatatttgtaaatttcagtttcgccctattcacccccccctctaggcgactttcaattacagaccacgtgaatctgcaatcagaatatatgctttgactaaggctaaTGGATCATATTcacaggcgtccccgagaatagatcaaataccaataagtcaaatgtggatatgatattaatcccgggtatatccacatctacatcaggtagaagcattcaaaccaatatggttactccttaacgatttctggcaaactccatatacacaggagtacactctGAACGacgggttcagtttggcttttgtgcgtttagtagaatattgaggcattacactatatgagcattcctccccctaatgccgagatgttctaaaagcatacagataaaatccccaaccacaatcatccagttgtggccaatgtatgctattgtggtgatttatttgggaaatcttacgcacattacagatcggggttttatgcagtgagctatggacttagattaatgtagtggcatgaatactacatgtttttttcttcaacatgaagggttagtctcaacatccagtgagacacgcaacaacaagttgcttcgtggttacaattctgcaaacttattgttattattaccaaatgcacagtcaatcattaagatttagactaacatgcacaacactattttatccataaggcttcttcaggggctcatgaataccattcgtcgtttggagccattagttgacttcagatcaacaagtaaaatgaccatcagggtctaacgctcacaaagacattcactggttgcattgtgctttgaggcacataggaaaatgtatgtttatattggtagtaaagtgcacaACATCAGGtcaatgctgccaagcagagatttttatatgcagagatgtatagtctagctcgttttattattgcccatggtttacccaattactcataccgatatgaaattgggtatcaatttatgcaacatttttaggtattataattttgagagagaatttataacaatagttaataatttgtggtgctgccagcagggcaaatatttctcctcatatgatataccaatttgttctataaagcattatttcgatctcttcgttgttcggcaaaaagagaagatttggaatagaacaggcaaggccaagaattcattttatctgggaaaatcaccatataactagcttttgatgaagcaaatgatgataactgcttggcaagaacgaaacaatactggtatccgcctaggatccatcttcaacaacagataataCTGCTTTCATACGAAGGAGTCGTCAAGATTAGGGAGAATACATCTGGTCTCCATAAGATCTTCATATTTTTATCACAAATTACCATCACCAATAGCTTAGTGGTCAATACTTATGGATCTTCCGGCGCCACAAACCAATGACATATTAATGTCCAATTTCACTTTAAGCTCTGTGGTAATATGggatttcatggctattttctactctTCTTACTCCTGGTAGATCAGAGATATATTACGGTAAGCATTTCAAAGGTGGAATTCATTGTAGTTCTGCTACATAAACTCTAGGTATATGTCCATTTAGGACTGATCTTTATTATTTAGCTTAAAGTTGTACCATACCAATCAAAGGACTATGCCAAGTCAATTtagtgactataagtatttataattctgagagatgtatgcaacacaagcatagaggtcctagagAGGACGaataaagtggttcgacgggaacacacaatggtttttttcacaccaacatagtgaatgTTTTCTCAGAATAACATATACTCGCAACTCCGGGTTGCTAGGggttacatgtccttttatctcagAATTTGCTTTATGTCGTtcagcgacaaagagagcaatgtgtcAACAATTGGTTGAGCAATATATGACTGAAATTTCTAGCCTTTATTCATTTGGTAAGGTCAtattgcttactaatagaatcccaattcgtgatgtcttctatgccgaaaaggctttcatgcattatattatataccTTCGAGTTACTTCgagtaaaactttatgcatgataAGAGAGCAGAtaattaacttatctgtgttttatatatatattaatttaatttcccagatttccaAGCACTATATAGCTTGATATAATTGTTATgaccacttggcgatatataaatatatgatgccacacaacacaatcaaataaGATATAGAGCTAAACAAAATTGTCTATGAAGGTTGCACATAATGTGACTTCAggggcttgaacaacccaccacaatccacgcgagtacaagtTCTAGCGTCTGGTGTCAAcgcgtgtgcggccatcagggctacAACAACATAAcaagccttcgtaataagcgcaacaTGCACAATTATGGCTCGATAATCGGGGTATACGATAAGTCcacgcaacgtgcgcaacaggcACAATTGTGGTCCGATGATCACGGCAGACAGAtagtgcctacagggcatgcgaaaaatacgcGACCCGGCGATGGTGGTCCGACTCAACGAGAGCGGTCCGATTAAACGAGAGTGCAACATAACAATCACATGACGCAACCAAGTTCGTACGATACAAATAACGTGTCatgttgccagggcgcagccaaTATCATAGCTCAGCCAATTAAAAATGTAGTCTGATCGACGTGCCTGAGTATCCACTGTATCatttaatcgctcgacgtgagcccaaaagctcaacgcaacacaaatatttagagcgatttggGTATACACAATATAGCCTTCACACATTTTAATAATTTCTGTCAATTATCTACTACATGAAATAAAAGCAGAAAAATAAACTCCAGAACTAATGCATGAACATAGCACATCAGGTGTAACAAATATTTTACCATATTCATGCATGTATTTGTCTACTAATTATTTAGTAGACAGGAAATTGAATTAGAAGCGGCAAAATAAAACATATTGTCTTGCTATCGTATAATAGGTTATCCTCTAGTCATCCAAATCCTTGTGCTAAAACATTTTTAATATGTAATTAACATATTGCATGCGGCAATGCAGGAGGTGGGTGTGTGTGGCAATTTAAGAGATAAAGCTGCCCCTTGCATGCGCGACCACTTTTTTAACTAAAAGCTCGCTGCATGCACGCACTTCTGGTCAACAGCCATGCAGCCACGATCGGGGAGAAGCCCCTGGAAAAATCGGCTTTGTCTTATCTATTCAAAATACAGAGGAAAGAAATGGTCCACGCGGATGACCCGCTCGTGGAAAACGCACATGCCATCAGATCTGTTTTTCTCTTAGCAGCTACTGGCCGCTCGCCCGCCAGGTACACACGGTCACAGGACACAGCCATCCAGGGCTGAGGGCTCGACGCTGGTCTGCAGGGCCGCGTGGAGCCAGTAGCAGGGCGGGCGACTGGCCGCGCCAGTGCGTACAGGAGCGACAATTATCCACCGCGGGGGCTAGGGCCGATCGATAGGCAGAGACTTTTCCCAAGCTGGGTGACGCCTACCCAAGCCTCCACCCGTGAATGGAGACGACGCCACGGAGCACCGCCGTGACGCAGCTCCGGCGTGGACGCAACTTCTAATGCAGACATGACTCATAGAGGGCAATGGTTGGGCTACGTGCCCCTGTTATGGGAAACCGGAGTGGTGGCTAAATTCTCTTCCGGTGAATAGGAGTAGATTCAATCTCATACAGTTCGTTCCATTGCGCAGGGGAAATCGAagtctgtcgcgtaggacagttcggctaggccggagacctgccggattgacagagagttgatgcagatccaatcccgcagcaacgtcgaggtaaagcgtgctgataacgtgttgagaactacgttaccacggatcaccagatccgctcccttccctcccgtcagcagtagaggcgcaagaagctgtagagaactcgtctcccttcccataagcaccacagaggaaacacacgagacacatgatatagggttgggcctatggcctctttctcttctctattccatatgaggggtacaagttctatatatagagacgcgatagccctaagggctatattcggtatttgctcacataacccttcattagggtttctcaacaacGACGTTCTCAACTCTCTGGGAAtcagtgtgtgtgagagagagaataATTCGTTCCTGCATGGAAAAAAATATGCCTGCAGGCAGTGATATAGTAAAAAATTTCACCTGCCGATGAGGCAAACACGAGGTGCACAGGCGCGACGATAATTCCGACGGCCGATGGAAGGGGGCAAGACGTGACGGGTTCCCCGCGTACGGTACGGACACGGCGCCTCACGCCAGCTGCTTCTCGTCCTGCGAAAAGTCTAtagacctatcactatcactatgacGGATTGGAACAATATCACGATACTTCCAACATGTCTAAGTACTATCACTATAACTCGAGCTGAACATGTGAGTATTGTGAAATAAGTTGACCTATGTGTAGTTGCCTTGTTGGAGAGTTAtaaaagaacttgtatttgagtattgcgaagttcgctggttgtttgttgcatgagaactggaatttgtggttgcatatgaatgttgtatgttattttgGTGAACACATGTCGTGTAGATCAATTAATATTTTTTGTGCAATATGAATTGAGCAAACTACAAATAAATCTTGTCAAAAATTTCATTTTTTCTGTAAAAAACAGCAAAAACTGGTTTGTTTCGCGGTTAACCGACAGTTTAGAGCCACGCCAAGCCGTTCGGTACGCACGGCCAACTGCCTCTCGGGTGATGTGATGGAATCCACAATTCTGAATTTCTGATCCTTCACTTGCAGAGACCATCGGGGTTCGAGTAGCTGGACGGGCGAGTCAAGGTGCTTCAGATAGAGGGCGCGGCACTACCGGGTTCTTCAAAGCAGCAGCAGAGTTCTGAGCTGATCCTTGTGCTTGTGCTTGCGTTGCAGGAGCTGACCTCGTCGCAGGCGGAGTTGCTGGAGAGGATCCAGAAGCTGAAACAGGTGCGTATGGATTTCCCAACACTTGATTCGATTTGAGGATTTAGGCcccgtttggttagagggactaatctttagtctctGGTTTTTAGTCCCCTTTAGTCTCTATTTTGCCAAACGGAAGGACTAAAGTAGGAACTAATTGactttagtctctagtccctcacatagatgctaaaagggactaaatgaCAACATTTACTCCAATTACCCTTGTTATAAAACTGGTGTCAAACAAAAAAAAGGAGTATTTTGGTCTTTATGTGTTGTATTTAATGTATTTAGAACCTGTTTAGTCTCTACAACTAAACAAGGTATGGATTAAAATTTGGTCcctagactaaactttagtcctaggactaatgGAACCAAACGGAGCCTTAGTTGTTTCCCTAATCAGATGCTGATGAGATGTGAATGGCTGACCATTGCTTCAGGAGGTGCAGAACTGGCGCTCCAATGTAGAGACGCAGGTCAAGACATGCCAGAATGTGAGTTCTCTGCTCTGTCCTTTTTCCCTCACCTTGAAAATTCAAGGCTGCTGGTTGTAGTAATGAACACCCCATACCACCGGTGAATTGAATTGTGTTGCTTACAGGAACTCCAGGGTCTCAAGAAAGGACTTGACTCTGAAGTGGAACAGCTGAAATCGGTGCGCCCTCTCATTCTGTCGACTTTTATTCCTTTTTACCTTTGGTCTGGTCTCTAGCAGGAGCAGCACACCATCCTGTCATTTTGCTCGTAGGAAATGAAGGTGGTTAGGTCTGTACAGGAAGAGAAAGGCAATCTACCTGCACAAAATACGACTTTAGAGACGGTTAGTTTTGTGTGAAAAAAAAATATATATGTGATTACGCTCTACTGAGTCATGCtgtcgtgcaagaaactgcaacgATTTTTTTGTTTTGTAGAACAATAGCAATGCAGAACAAGCTTGGCAGACACCAGGCCAAGCACAGTATTGAAGAGCAAACAGCAACACAGGCGTGAATTGGTGCTTCCTTGCAGAGGTGAAGGGCTGTTCTGCTGGATATTCAGATCCTTTCAATGGATCAAAAGGGGGGAAAGCTGGCAGATACACGGAATCACATGAAGTATTCATTTTTTTAATATATACCAGCAAGTTTCCAAGTGCAAATATCTCTATAACAGTGAGCAATTTCAAGAGTAATGTACAAGAACTGCTTGTTTTGTAACAATTCCatgactactaatactactattaCAAACTTAATCTTGAAATAAAATCTGCACAGCCTCCTATTGTTCCAGTGTTCTAAACATGCTtaaaacaaaaataaaatttgttacCCAATGAGGAATTGGAATCTGGAGGTGGCCATGTAATATTGCACGTCAGCATGTAATCATTTCTGCAATTTTGCTGCTTCATCACAGCTAGCTGAGATCTCCTTATGTCATTTAACTGAAATGCAACAGTCTAGTACTCCATCCCACCTTGTAAACTGAATAACATTATGGAGTTAATTCTGGACTTCCGACCTCTTCAGTTGCTACAGGGTAACTTACAAAAACTTAGGTTGCTTTCCCTTAAAAGCGAAGCTGCCTAAGAAACCTTAACATCTTTCCGGTTATCTGTGTGAAGGCTTCCTACAAGGGCAGAATATAGGGAGTCATCTGGGATCAATCCAGCTTTCAGCATATCATCATACAGCTGGAACGCCGCCTCTGATCTCCCTTCCTTCGCCAGACCTGATATCAGAGCCGTATAGGCCACGACATTAGGTTCCGTTCCCCTCTGCTTCATCTCTTCGAATAGCTTCAGCGCCACATCCACCTTCCCATTGACACAGTGCCCATGAACTAGCGATGCATAGGTGTATACATCTGGAACAAACCCTTTCTTCTCCATCTCCTTTCTGAACCTCTCAGCCTCACGGATCCTCCCCTTCTTGGCGTACCCATGAATCATAACACTGTAGGTCAAAACACTGGGCGTCGCCCCTTTCTCTGCCATTTCTCGGAACAGCCTTCTAGCCTCCACCATGTCGCCATCCTTGCAGTGTATGCTGATCAGTGTAGTGTAAGTGACGTAATTTGGCACGACACCCATCTCGATCATGATGTGCAATAGATAGAGTCTTTGCCTCATCCAATCTATTCACCCTGCACAGTCCACAGGCCAGTGTGTTGTATGTGTAGATGTTCAGTTCGACGCCAATTTTCTCCATGGCCGCCTTTATTTTAAGAGCATCGTCCACCATCCCTTTGCGACAATAGCCATCAATCATGGTATTGAAAATGATTTGGTTAAGCCCTACACCTTGCCCTTGCATGTCTGCCAGCAACATCTCTGCAGCCTCCATCTGCCCAATCTTGCAGAACCCTTTGATCAATACACCATATGTACGCTCGTTTGGCTCAACGCCATTGCCAACGCATTCATCCAAAACCTTGGCGGCCCTCCGCATGTTCCCTGCTCGGCAATACGCGTTGATGACAGCGGTGTACAGGTACACATCCCCCACAACATTATTCGCCTTCATCTCATTAAACAGAGCCTCGACCTTGCTGATGTCCCTGGCGGTCGACAAACTATCCACAAGGATCGTATACGTCCCGACCGTCGCCTCGATGCCTTCGTTCTCCATGATCTCTAGAATCTCCTGGACCCGCCCGTCATCCTTTTGTCGCACGTAACAGTCAAGCAGCGAGTTGTAGCACAGCGCATTCAGACTCACGCCGTGGCGAGGCATATCGTCGAGCAGCCGGCGCGCGTCGTCCACGCGCCCCGACTTGCAGAGCCCGTCGACGACGACGGACGCGGCGAACGGCGAGACGGAGCCCGGGCACGAGCCGAGCGCCCGCTCCAGGAGGCCCGCGGCGTCCGCGAGGCGCCCGGCGCGGCGGAGCGAGAGCAGCGAGAACGTGAGCGAGCGCGGGTCGAGGCTGCCGAGGCGGGACACGGCGGCGTCGAGCGCCTCGGCCGCGCGGCACGCCGCGCCCGCGTCCGCGTACGCGCGGAAGAGCATGTCGTGGAACGCCACCACGGCGTGCGGCGGCGCGCCGCGCGGGAGCGACGAGGCGGCGAGGTCCGCGAACGGCACCGCCAGTAGGCGCGGCGTGAGCAGGGACCGGAGCGCGGACCTGGCGGCGGCGAAGCGCCGCGCGGTAAGGAGCGACGCGAAG
This portion of the Zea mays cultivar B73 chromosome 2, Zm-B73-REFERENCE-NAM-5.0, whole genome shotgun sequence genome encodes:
- the LOC103647927 gene encoding uncharacterized protein; translated protein: MQELDGRVKVLQIEGAALPGSSKQQQSSELILVLVLALQELTSSQAELLERIQKLKQEVQNWRSNVETQVKTCQNELQGLKKGLDSEVEQLKSEMKVVRSVQEEKGNLPAQNTTLETVSFV